The following are encoded together in the Chloroflexota bacterium genome:
- a CDS encoding LacI family DNA-binding transcriptional regulator, translating to MRKRATRPTLADVAKHARVSTATASRVIHNTGPVSHELRKRIQGAVASIGYAPRSTTIPVSEATLAVLAGNLANPYFPEVIAGIQEEAASYGIGLILFNLTDSPQNQQQILHRLEKRALNGVIVMGGQPFPELFTWRDQAKIPLVLINHFVDKPDVYSIGIDMENAMCRATQYLISLNHTRIGHIAGPSSWGEISQSRRRGIERAMAEAGLTFRPEWCSVVSPGSQADGGFHAMNNLLGLPSAERPTAVIAFNDMVAFGALHAIHASGLRVPQDISLIGVDDIFVAAHSKPPLTTIDQPKYRIGKLAVEIAHQASQGREDLRNCTLLESPLIIRESAAPYNPNAN from the coding sequence ATGAGAAAACGTGCTACGCGTCCTACGCTCGCCGACGTTGCCAAGCACGCGCGGGTCTCGACCGCGACCGCGTCGCGCGTGATTCACAATACCGGTCCAGTCAGTCACGAACTGCGTAAACGAATCCAGGGTGCGGTCGCTTCGATCGGTTACGCGCCGCGCTCGACCACGATCCCGGTTTCCGAAGCGACGCTTGCCGTGCTCGCGGGCAATCTCGCCAACCCGTACTTTCCCGAAGTCATTGCCGGCATCCAGGAAGAAGCCGCGAGTTATGGCATCGGCTTGATTCTGTTCAACCTCACCGACAGCCCACAGAATCAACAACAAATCTTGCATCGCCTCGAAAAGCGCGCGCTCAATGGCGTCATCGTGATGGGCGGGCAACCGTTTCCCGAATTGTTCACCTGGCGCGACCAAGCCAAGATTCCGCTCGTCCTCATCAATCATTTCGTGGACAAGCCCGACGTGTATTCGATTGGGATTGATATGGAAAATGCAATGTGCCGCGCGACCCAGTATCTCATCAGTCTGAATCACACGCGCATCGGGCACATTGCCGGACCGAGTAGTTGGGGGGAGATATCACAATCGCGCCGGCGGGGAATCGAACGCGCGATGGCGGAGGCGGGGTTGACGTTTCGACCGGAATGGTGTTCGGTCGTTTCGCCTGGCTCGCAAGCCGATGGCGGTTTTCACGCGATGAACAACTTGCTGGGGTTGCCGAGCGCGGAACGACCGACCGCGGTGATCGCGTTCAACGACATGGTCGCTTTTGGCGCGTTGCACGCAATTCACGCGAGTGGCTTGCGCGTACCGCAGGACATTTCGCTAATCGGCGTGGACGATATTTTCGTCGCCGCGCATTCCAAGCCGCCGCTCACGACGATTGACCAGCCCAAGTACCGGATCGGCAAACTCGCGGTGGAGATCGCGCACCAGGCATCCCAGGGACGCGAAGATTTACGCAATTGCACCTTGCTCGAAAGTCCGCTGATCATTCGCGAATCTGCCGCGCCGTACAATCCAAATGCGAATTGA
- a CDS encoding SpoIIE family protein phosphatase, which translates to MNPTNPSQPFAEHDFSEQARHLRDARLAALQHVALGLTSTLKLSDVLQRVARMAQSLTDSAHAHIYLYDSQADELHLSASHWANEQTPILLKPRRTGITYTVVQCGTPMFIEDSRNHPAYEDVPLDQRPGALACLPLVKGEHILGSLNIGYWQTHPFDSDTRRFLDLMARYAAIAIENAQLYESATRAATELRRLYDTSLDIASQLDTPKLLDLILHRAAELLHGTSGNFYIYNAQTNALVPCAPFGQPEVEPVQGLKPGEGATGRVFQSGEPLVIQDYDSWEGRVAHIPLGRYGRVLHVPVKQGEHIIGVMSVNRPKTAPAFTDAETRLLLLFANQAAVALENARLYQVAVEKARMEQELAVAHRVQVSLMPHDIPQVAGWEFQARWYPAREVSGDFFDFVNLRLPEPAGASPFQRFLIADVSDKGVPAALFMALTRSTLRASITDDRSPAECLTHANRLVSVDTANGMFVTLCYAQLNPVTGELVYVNAGHNLPLWYHCQEDRLIEFVRTGPALGVFDERIFAQESVWLDPGDFVLFYTDGVTDALNPAEEDFGETRLHQVLVEQRYGSAGEIVAALEQSLWAFVGDTPPEDDITFVLVKRLGANVRGAH; encoded by the coding sequence ATGAACCCGACTAATCCGTCGCAGCCGTTCGCAGAGCACGACTTTTCAGAACAAGCGCGCCATTTGCGCGATGCGCGACTCGCGGCGCTGCAACACGTCGCGCTAGGGCTTACGTCGACGCTCAAACTCAGCGACGTGTTGCAGCGCGTTGCCCGGATGGCGCAATCGTTGACTGACTCTGCCCACGCCCACATTTATCTGTACGATTCCCAGGCGGACGAACTTCACTTGAGCGCGAGTCACTGGGCAAACGAACAGACCCCGATTCTCCTCAAGCCCCGTCGAACCGGGATCACCTATACCGTTGTCCAATGCGGCACGCCCATGTTCATCGAAGATTCACGGAATCACCCGGCATACGAGGACGTCCCACTCGATCAACGTCCCGGGGCGCTGGCTTGTCTGCCACTGGTTAAAGGCGAACACATCCTCGGATCGCTCAACATCGGCTATTGGCAAACGCATCCCTTTGATAGTGATACACGCCGTTTCCTTGACCTGATGGCGCGCTATGCCGCCATCGCGATTGAGAATGCGCAACTGTACGAATCTGCCACGCGCGCAGCAACCGAATTGCGGCGGCTGTACGATACGAGTCTAGACATTGCGAGCCAGTTGGACACCCCCAAGCTTTTAGATCTCATCCTTCATCGCGCCGCGGAATTGTTGCATGGCACTTCAGGCAATTTCTACATCTACAACGCGCAGACGAATGCGCTGGTCCCGTGTGCGCCATTCGGTCAGCCTGAGGTGGAACCAGTCCAGGGTTTGAAACCGGGTGAGGGAGCGACCGGGCGGGTATTTCAGAGTGGTGAGCCGCTCGTGATTCAAGACTATGATTCCTGGGAAGGTCGGGTCGCCCACATTCCGTTAGGTCGCTACGGGCGCGTGCTCCACGTGCCGGTCAAGCAGGGCGAACATATCATCGGTGTGATGTCGGTCAATCGTCCCAAGACCGCCCCCGCGTTTACCGACGCCGAGACGCGTTTGTTGTTGCTCTTTGCCAACCAAGCCGCCGTCGCGCTCGAGAATGCGCGACTCTATCAGGTCGCCGTGGAAAAGGCGCGCATGGAGCAAGAGTTGGCAGTGGCGCATCGCGTACAAGTCAGTCTGATGCCCCACGATATCCCGCAGGTCGCCGGTTGGGAATTCCAAGCGCGCTGGTACCCCGCGCGCGAAGTGAGCGGCGACTTTTTCGATTTTGTGAATCTGCGTTTGCCTGAACCGGCCGGGGCATCGCCGTTTCAACGTTTCTTGATTGCCGATGTTTCGGACAAAGGCGTGCCCGCGGCGCTCTTTATGGCGCTGACGCGAAGCACTCTGCGCGCAAGCATCACGGATGATCGGTCGCCAGCGGAATGTCTCACGCATGCCAACCGCTTGGTGAGTGTGGACACGGCGAATGGAATGTTTGTTACGCTCTGCTATGCCCAACTTAATCCTGTGACGGGGGAGCTGGTGTATGTCAATGCGGGGCACAACTTACCGTTGTGGTATCACTGTCAAGAAGATCGCTTGATCGAATTCGTCCGCACGGGTCCGGCGCTTGGTGTGTTTGACGAGCGGATCTTTGCTCAGGAAAGCGTGTGGCTTGACCCAGGTGATTTTGTCTTGTTCTACACCGATGGAGTGACCGACGCGTTGAATCCCGCCGAAGAAGACTTTGGTGAGACACGTTTGCATCAAGTCCTCGTCGAACAGCGTTACGGCTCTGCCGGCGAGATTGTTGCGGCGCTGGAACAATCCCTCTGGGCGTTCGTCGGCGACACACCGCCCGAGGACGACATCACCTTTGTGCTCGTTAAACGGCTCGGAGCGAACGTTCGCGGAGCGCATTGA
- a CDS encoding MoxR family ATPase, which yields MQPIQSLSEKVSANVERVILGKHAEVELAMVALLCSGHILIEDVPGVGKTMLARAIAKSLGCSFKRLQFTPDMLPTDVTGVSVFNQKTREFEFRPGPVHAQIVLTDEINRATPKTQSALLECMEEHQVTVDGMTYAMPQPFFVMATQNPIEYEGTFPLPEAQLDRFMLRIRLGYPDSKHELAMLDAQRVAHPIEETAQVASADELLTAQRAVKDVYVDALVKEYILALVEATRKHPDIYLGASPRGSLALYKTAQARAAIQGRDFITPDDIKALVEPALAHRLIVSPAARLKNVDSRGVVDELIHSVAVPGSRAA from the coding sequence ATTCAACCCATTCAATCGCTCTCTGAAAAAGTCTCCGCGAATGTCGAGCGCGTCATTCTCGGCAAGCACGCCGAAGTGGAACTCGCGATGGTCGCGCTGTTGTGCTCCGGGCACATACTCATCGAAGACGTGCCGGGCGTCGGCAAGACGATGCTCGCCCGCGCGATCGCGAAATCACTCGGCTGTTCGTTCAAGCGGCTCCAGTTCACGCCGGATATGTTGCCGACCGACGTGACCGGTGTTAGTGTGTTCAATCAAAAAACGCGCGAGTTTGAATTTCGTCCGGGTCCCGTCCACGCGCAGATCGTCCTCACCGACGAGATCAATCGCGCGACGCCGAAAACCCAGAGCGCGTTGCTCGAATGTATGGAAGAGCATCAAGTGACGGTGGACGGCATGACGTACGCGATGCCGCAACCGTTTTTTGTGATGGCAACGCAAAACCCCATCGAGTACGAAGGCACCTTCCCCCTGCCCGAAGCGCAATTAGATCGCTTTATGCTCCGCATCCGGCTCGGCTATCCCGACAGCAAACACGAATTGGCGATGCTCGACGCGCAACGCGTCGCGCATCCCATCGAAGAAACCGCGCAGGTCGCGAGCGCGGATGAGTTGCTCACGGCGCAACGCGCGGTCAAAGACGTGTACGTGGATGCGCTTGTCAAAGAGTACATCCTCGCGCTCGTCGAAGCGACGCGCAAGCATCCGGACATTTATCTCGGCGCGAGTCCGCGCGGTTCGCTTGCGCTCTACAAGACCGCGCAAGCGCGCGCGGCAATCCAGGGTCGCGATTTCATCACGCCCGACGACATCAAGGCGCTGGTCGAACCCGCGCTCGCGCATCGCCTCATCGTCAGCCCCGCGGCGCGTTTGAAGAATGTTGACTCGCGCGGGGTCGTGGACGAGTTGATTCACTCGGTTGCGGTGCCGGGTTCGCGTGCGGCGTAA
- the hyi gene encoding hydroxypyruvate isomerase produces the protein MPKFAANLTMLYTDSPFLERFERAKASGFHFIEYLFPYEHDLAALTRALEKNALTQVLFNLPAGNWGAGERGIAALPDRIAEFQQSVARALEVARVLKVKQLNCLVGKRDEKIPREDQTRVMIENLRYAAHALGEQGILLVIEMLNPFDVPNFMLASPRAAFEAQDAVASPNLKIQYDVYHAQRAEGELANTFQKNLARIAHVQIADNPGRHQPGTGEINYRYLFNFMDQVGYTGYVGLEYIPDGTTEQSLNWVNEYGYSL, from the coding sequence ATGCCCAAGTTTGCCGCTAATCTTACGATGTTGTACACCGACAGTCCCTTTCTGGAACGCTTTGAGCGCGCGAAAGCGTCCGGCTTTCACTTTATCGAGTACCTGTTTCCGTACGAGCACGACCTTGCCGCGCTCACGCGCGCGCTCGAAAAGAACGCGCTGACCCAGGTGCTGTTCAACTTGCCGGCGGGTAACTGGGGCGCGGGCGAGCGCGGCATCGCCGCGTTGCCCGATCGCATCGCCGAATTTCAGCAAAGCGTCGCGCGCGCGCTGGAAGTGGCGCGCGTGTTGAAGGTCAAGCAACTCAACTGTCTCGTCGGCAAGCGCGACGAGAAAATTCCGCGCGAGGATCAAACGCGCGTGATGATCGAGAATCTGCGTTACGCCGCGCACGCCCTCGGTGAGCAGGGCATCCTGCTCGTCATCGAAATGCTCAACCCGTTCGACGTGCCGAACTTTATGCTCGCAAGTCCGCGCGCGGCGTTCGAGGCGCAGGATGCGGTCGCATCGCCGAACCTCAAGATTCAGTACGACGTGTATCACGCGCAACGCGCCGAAGGCGAACTTGCCAACACGTTCCAGAAAAATCTCGCGCGTATCGCGCACGTCCAGATTGCGGACAACCCAGGTCGCCATCAACCCGGCACTGGCGAAATCAACTATCGTTACTTGTTCAATTTCATGGATCAGGTCGGCTACACCGGCTACGTCGGTCTCGAGTACATTCCCGACGGGACGACCGAGCAATCGTTGAATTGGGTGAACGAGTACGGCTATTCGTTGTAA
- a CDS encoding 2-hydroxy-3-oxopropionate reductase, which produces MEHIGFIGLGIMGKPMSQHLLNAGYPLTVLDVVKPAMDELSALGAKTAASPKLVAEQSDIVITMLPDSPQVEQVVFGNDGVLDGMRPGSLLVDMSTIMPSVARKVTDAVRAKGADALDAPVSGGEVGAKNATLTIMVGGAPAAFERAKPLFEKMGKNITLVGEAGAGQVTKAANQIIVGVTIAAVSEALLLAAKAGVDPAKVREALMGGFASSRILELHGNRMIQRTFQPGFKINLHRKDMNIILNTARELGVTLPMSANVAELMNGLIANGGGELDHSALVTILEKLANFEIGK; this is translated from the coding sequence ATGGAACACATCGGATTTATCGGGCTGGGCATTATGGGCAAACCGATGTCCCAGCATTTGTTGAACGCGGGTTATCCGTTGACCGTACTCGATGTGGTCAAGCCGGCGATGGATGAACTGTCCGCGCTGGGCGCGAAGACTGCCGCGTCGCCAAAACTGGTCGCGGAGCAAAGCGACATCGTCATCACGATGTTGCCCGATTCGCCCCAGGTCGAGCAAGTGGTGTTTGGCAACGATGGCGTGCTCGACGGTATGCGCCCGGGAAGTTTGCTGGTTGACATGAGCACGATCATGCCGTCGGTCGCGCGCAAAGTGACGGACGCGGTGCGCGCCAAGGGCGCGGACGCGCTCGACGCGCCGGTGTCCGGCGGCGAGGTCGGCGCGAAGAACGCGACGCTCACGATCATGGTCGGCGGCGCGCCCGCCGCGTTCGAGCGTGCGAAACCGCTTTTCGAAAAGATGGGCAAGAACATTACGCTTGTCGGCGAGGCAGGCGCGGGACAGGTAACCAAAGCCGCGAACCAAATCATCGTCGGCGTGACGATTGCGGCGGTGAGCGAAGCGTTGCTCCTCGCGGCAAAAGCGGGTGTGGACCCAGCCAAGGTGCGTGAAGCATTGATGGGCGGATTTGCCTCGTCGCGCATCCTTGAATTGCACGGCAATCGCATGATTCAACGCACATTCCAACCTGGGTTCAAGATCAATTTGCATCGCAAAGATATGAACATCATCTTGAACACCGCGCGCGAGTTGGGCGTGACTCTGCCGATGTCCGCGAACGTCGCCGAACTGATGAACGGCTTGATCGCGAATGGCGGCGGCGAGTTGGATCACTCGGCGTTGGTGACAATTCTGGAAAAGCTCGCGAACTTTGAGATTGGCAAGTAG
- a CDS encoding aldehyde ferredoxin oxidoreductase family protein, protein MSYGFAGRILHVDLTRGALTIETPPASFYRQYLGGSAMGLYYILKHAPNAVDAFAPENVLTLMVGPFTGAPIAGQSRMTANAWSPLTDGIGDSQSGGYFPAEMKFAGFDGVVVTGQSPEPVYLWIKDGRAELCPAAHLWGKTTSQVDDILKEELGDKHIQVAQCGPAGENLARVACIINMANRANGRTGMGAVMGAKKLKAVVVRGSSKHVNIAHPDQFNRLARWGVTNIPNNSSMLSLHRDGTAGGLSSQHSVGGLPTRNFGEGQFEDNEAIDGATMTETILKQTDSCYACAVRCKRAVETEWDGHRVAKRHGGPEYETMATLGSYCGIGDLDAIAYGNQLCNEYGLDTIGAGATIAWLMECFENKLVTEKEIGFPARYGDAHALIQLLEMMTRREGIGDVLANGSRRAADLLGRGHEFLITVKGAEAPAHMPHVKRSLGLIYAVNPYGADHESSEHDPSIASNDHKDRLGLFGFTQPMEVAYLGPEKVRYAYTTQLFYSFLDSASLCTFVYSAAWTLFGPADAVALVCAVTGWDDFSLDELLQVGARRLNMMRVSNVRRGVDRRADVLPQKFFKPLAGTGPSAGVALSHAEMDHALDEYYALAGWNAQTGAPETETLDKLGLEWLV, encoded by the coding sequence ATGTCGTATGGTTTTGCCGGTCGCATTTTGCATGTGGATTTGACGCGCGGCGCGTTGACGATTGAAACGCCGCCGGCAAGTTTCTATCGTCAATACCTGGGCGGCTCGGCGATGGGACTGTACTATATTTTGAAACACGCGCCGAACGCGGTGGACGCGTTCGCGCCGGAAAATGTGTTGACGCTGATGGTCGGTCCGTTCACCGGCGCGCCGATTGCCGGGCAGAGCCGCATGACGGCGAATGCCTGGTCGCCGTTGACGGACGGGATCGGCGATAGTCAGTCGGGCGGATATTTTCCGGCGGAAATGAAATTCGCCGGGTTTGATGGCGTCGTCGTCACCGGTCAATCGCCTGAGCCAGTTTACCTATGGATCAAAGATGGTCGCGCGGAATTGTGTCCTGCCGCGCATCTGTGGGGCAAGACGACGTCGCAAGTGGATGATATTCTGAAGGAAGAACTTGGCGACAAGCACATCCAGGTCGCGCAGTGCGGTCCCGCCGGAGAAAACCTCGCGCGCGTTGCTTGCATCATCAATATGGCGAATCGCGCGAATGGTCGCACTGGCATGGGCGCGGTGATGGGCGCGAAAAAACTCAAGGCGGTCGTCGTGCGCGGTTCGTCCAAGCATGTGAACATCGCGCATCCCGATCAATTCAATCGGCTCGCGCGTTGGGGTGTGACGAACATACCCAACAACTCTTCGATGCTCTCGTTGCACCGCGATGGCACCGCCGGCGGACTGAGTTCGCAACATTCGGTGGGCGGTTTGCCGACGCGCAATTTCGGCGAAGGTCAATTCGAAGATAACGAAGCGATTGACGGCGCGACGATGACCGAGACGATTCTCAAACAAACGGACTCGTGTTACGCGTGCGCGGTGCGTTGCAAGCGCGCGGTCGAAACGGAATGGGACGGGCATCGCGTTGCCAAGCGACACGGCGGACCCGAGTACGAAACGATGGCGACGCTGGGTTCGTACTGCGGCATCGGCGATCTCGACGCGATCGCGTACGGCAATCAACTGTGCAACGAGTACGGTCTCGATACGATTGGCGCGGGCGCGACGATTGCATGGTTGATGGAATGTTTCGAGAACAAACTCGTCACCGAAAAAGAAATCGGTTTTCCCGCGCGTTATGGCGATGCTCACGCGTTGATTCAACTGCTCGAAATGATGACGCGGCGCGAAGGCATCGGCGATGTGTTGGCGAACGGCAGTCGCCGCGCGGCGGATTTGCTCGGACGGGGACACGAATTTCTCATCACGGTCAAAGGCGCGGAAGCGCCGGCGCACATGCCGCACGTCAAACGCTCGCTCGGTTTGATCTACGCGGTCAATCCGTACGGCGCAGATCACGAATCGTCGGAGCATGATCCCAGCATCGCGTCGAACGATCACAAAGATCGGCTGGGCTTGTTTGGTTTTACGCAGCCGATGGAGGTGGCGTACCTGGGTCCGGAAAAAGTACGCTATGCGTACACGACCCAGTTGTTCTATTCGTTTCTCGATTCCGCGTCGCTCTGCACGTTCGTCTACAGCGCGGCGTGGACGCTGTTCGGTCCGGCGGATGCGGTTGCGCTCGTGTGCGCGGTGACGGGCTGGGATGATTTCTCGCTCGACGAGTTGTTGCAAGTCGGCGCGCGACGCTTGAACATGATGCGCGTGAGCAACGTGCGTCGCGGCGTGGATCGGCGCGCGGATGTGTTGCCGCAAAAATTCTTCAAGCCGCTCGCCGGCACGGGACCGAGCGCGGGCGTCGCGTTGTCACACGCAGAAATGGATCACGCGCTCGACGAGTATTACGCGCTTGCCGGATGGAACGCGCAAACCGGCGCGCCAGAAACAGAGACGCTCGACAAATTGGGCTTGGAGTGGTTGGTGTAG
- a CDS encoding GNAT family N-acetyltransferase, which translates to MNHLHIRDARDGDQDQIREVTLSAYQEYAAVMPPPAWLGYRQNILATLADVRPAEQIVAEVDGAIIGTVLLFPDGTTVHAPDGSAFTLEYPEIRLLAVAPAARGQGAGKKLVVECIRRAREQKTVVLTLHTSDMMQTAMQMYERIGFVRMPKLDFNPAPGILVKGYQLDLASHP; encoded by the coding sequence ATGAATCATTTACATATCCGCGACGCGCGTGACGGCGACCAAGATCAAATTCGCGAGGTGACGCTGTCCGCTTACCAAGAGTACGCCGCCGTCATGCCGCCACCAGCATGGCTCGGCTATCGTCAAAACATCCTTGCCACGCTGGCAGACGTGCGACCCGCCGAGCAAATCGTCGCCGAAGTGGATGGCGCGATTATCGGTACCGTTCTGTTGTTTCCGGATGGAACCACAGTGCACGCTCCAGACGGATCAGCATTCACACTCGAATACCCGGAGATACGCTTACTCGCGGTGGCACCTGCCGCGCGTGGTCAAGGCGCGGGAAAAAAACTGGTCGTCGAATGTATTCGTCGCGCGCGTGAGCAGAAGACGGTTGTCCTGACCCTTCACACCAGTGATATGATGCAAACCGCGATGCAGATGTACGAGCGGATCGGGTTCGTACGAATGCCCAAACTCGATTTCAATCCAGCGCCAGGCATTTTGGTCAAGGGCTATCAGCTTGACCTGGCAAGCCATCCCTGA
- a CDS encoding site-specific DNA-methyltransferase has protein sequence MKNTTIDSIPMTTIGSVHIEFADALTRYEHWLAPTVIVSDGPYGLGLFPGDPPTPGGLGDWYAPHIAAWARYSLPETTLWFWCNEVGWAFVHPVLEANGWRYRSFHTWDKGIAHVAGNVNSNTIRRFPVVTEACVQYVKEVELQTGDGKKLPIREWLRWEWQRSGLPLSKTNEACGVKDAATRKYFTRDHLWYFPPPEMMGRLAEYANKHGKSTNHPYFSLDGKKPVTAEQWTRMRAKWNHEHGVTNVWAEPAVRGNERLKENGSKSLHSNQKPLRLIERIILASSDPGDVVWEPFGGLCTAAVASKRTGRRCFSAEINPEYYELAKRRLEQNDFFSMVQA, from the coding sequence ATGAAAAACACAACGATAGATTCAATCCCGATGACTACCATCGGCTCCGTTCATATTGAATTCGCTGATGCTCTGACGCGCTACGAACATTGGCTCGCGCCTACCGTGATCGTCTCGGATGGTCCCTACGGGCTAGGGCTTTTTCCCGGCGATCCACCCACACCAGGCGGCTTGGGTGATTGGTACGCGCCGCACATCGCGGCGTGGGCGCGCTACAGTCTGCCAGAAACAACGCTCTGGTTTTGGTGCAACGAGGTTGGCTGGGCTTTTGTTCATCCGGTGCTCGAAGCCAATGGCTGGCGCTATCGTTCGTTCCACACATGGGATAAAGGCATCGCGCACGTGGCGGGCAATGTGAACAGCAACACGATTCGGCGTTTTCCAGTTGTAACCGAGGCGTGCGTTCAATACGTCAAAGAAGTCGAGCTGCAAACTGGCGACGGTAAAAAATTACCCATCCGCGAATGGTTGCGTTGGGAATGGCAACGGTCAGGTTTGCCGCTCTCGAAAACAAACGAGGCGTGCGGAGTAAAAGATGCGGCGACACGCAAGTATTTCACACGCGATCACTTGTGGTACTTTCCTCCGCCGGAAATGATGGGACGTTTGGCGGAGTATGCAAACAAACACGGCAAGTCAACCAACCATCCTTATTTTTCACTGGATGGTAAAAAACCTGTAACCGCAGAACAATGGACGCGGATGCGCGCCAAGTGGAATCACGAACACGGAGTTACCAACGTGTGGGCAGAGCCGGCGGTGCGCGGAAACGAACGACTAAAAGAAAACGGCAGCAAAAGTTTGCACTCGAACCAAAAACCACTCCGCTTGATCGAGCGCATTATTTTGGCATCGAGCGATCCCGGCGATGTCGTTTGGGAACCGTTTGGCGGATTATGCACAGCAGCAGTCGCGTCCAAGCGAACAGGACGACGATGCTTCAGCGCAGAGATCAATCCCGAGTATTACGAACTGGCAAAGCGGCGACTGGAGCAAAACGATTTCTTTAGCATGGTGCAGGCATAA
- a CDS encoding helix-turn-helix transcriptional regulator, translating into MTKSIHTDNYGLFLEQLRKTRESSGFTQEQVAEKMEVTQTFISKCERGERRMDILEVRDFCRAIGVSFEKFIAALERTLKQRGE; encoded by the coding sequence ATGACAAAATCTATTCATACCGACAATTATGGATTGTTCCTCGAACAACTGCGGAAAACCAGAGAATCATCTGGTTTCACGCAGGAACAAGTTGCAGAGAAAATGGAGGTTACCCAGACCTTCATTAGCAAATGCGAGCGTGGTGAAAGGCGGATGGATATTCTTGAGGTTAGAGATTTTTGCCGAGCGATTGGTGTATCTTTCGAGAAATTTATCGCCGCATTAGAACGGACACTGAAGCAAAGGGGTGAGTGA
- a CDS encoding L-seryl-tRNA(Sec) selenium transferase: MNTNQLRNLPSVDALLQDHTLRDLEQRYGHTLIVEACRDALDDARKTILAGGDAPMPALLLDNVRTHIERAARPSLVPVINATGVIIHTNLGRAPLSDDTLTAMKIAAQGYSNLEYDLASGERGSRYTHAESVIMRLIGAEGALVVNNNAAAVTLILATFARGKQVILSRGQLVEIGGGFRVPEVMQQSGAELIEVGTTNRTYIADYARAITDQTALLMRVHSSNFRVIGFTHAATLEELAALAHEKNLLCVDDLGSGALLDTRAYGLEHEPMPQESLAAGADLVSFSGDKLLGGPQAGIIVGKKSAIDALKKFPLTRALRVDKVTLAGLQATLLHYLKGEAIKKIPIWMMLAATREQLDVRASKWAERLRAKNLAAMVMDAESTIGGGSLPGETLPTRALAITVASPDAFAKRLRENTPPIIARIEENRVVFDPRTVLAREEENLIEGIIRVG; encoded by the coding sequence ATGAACACCAACCAACTCAGAAACTTGCCATCCGTTGACGCGCTGTTGCAAGACCACACACTGCGCGATTTGGAACAGCGCTACGGTCACACGCTCATCGTCGAAGCGTGCCGCGACGCGCTCGACGACGCGCGCAAAACGATTCTCGCCGGCGGCGATGCGCCGATGCCCGCGCTGTTGCTGGACAATGTGCGCACACACATCGAACGCGCGGCGCGACCGTCGCTCGTGCCGGTCATCAACGCGACCGGCGTCATCATTCACACGAACCTGGGTCGCGCGCCGCTCTCCGACGACACGCTTACCGCGATGAAGATCGCCGCGCAAGGGTACTCGAACCTGGAGTATGATCTCGCGTCCGGCGAACGCGGTTCGCGCTATACGCACGCCGAGTCGGTGATCATGCGGTTGATCGGCGCGGAAGGCGCGCTCGTCGTGAACAATAACGCCGCGGCGGTTACGTTGATTCTCGCGACGTTCGCGCGCGGCAAGCAAGTCATTCTCTCACGCGGGCAACTCGTCGAAATCGGCGGCGGCTTTCGCGTGCCCGAAGTGATGCAACAGTCCGGCGCAGAGTTGATCGAGGTCGGCACGACGAACCGCACGTACATCGCGGATTACGCGCGCGCGATCACCGACCAAACCGCGCTGTTGATGCGCGTGCACTCGTCCAACTTTCGCGTGATCGGTTTTACGCACGCAGCGACGCTCGAAGAATTGGCGGCGCTCGCGCACGAAAAGAATTTGCTCTGCGTGGACGACCTCGGCAGTGGCGCGTTGCTCGACACGCGCGCGTACGGACTGGAACACGAGCCAATGCCGCAAGAATCGCTCGCGGCGGGTGCAGACCTGGTTTCGTTCAGCGGCGACAAGTTGCTCGGCGGACCGCAAGCCGGGATCATCGTTGGTAAAAAGAGCGCGATCGACGCGCTGAAAAAATTCCCGCTGACGCGCGCCCTACGCGTGGACAAGGTGACACTTGCCGGTTTGCAAGCCACACTTTTGCATTATCTCAAAGGCGAAGCGATAAAAAAGATTCCGATCTGGATGATGCTCGCGGCGACGCGCGAGCAACTCGATGTGCGCGCGAGCAAATGGGCAGAGCGATTGCGCGCGAAAAATCTCGCCGCGATGGTGATGGACGCCGAGTCCACCATCGGCGGCGGCTCACTTCCCGGCGAAACGTTGCCGACGCGCGCGCTCGCGATCACAGTCGCATCGCCGGACGCGTTCGCCAAACGCCTGCGCGAAAACACGCCGCCGATCATCGCGCGCATCGAAGAAAACCGCGTCGTGTTCGATCCGCGCACGGTGCTGGCGAGGGAGGAAGAAAATCTGATCGAGGGAATAATAAGAGTGGGATAG